One window of the Branchiostoma lanceolatum isolate klBraLanc5 chromosome 3, klBraLanc5.hap2, whole genome shotgun sequence genome contains the following:
- the LOC136430438 gene encoding uncharacterized protein: MPKAKDKTPSATSAGGRWRDEETRVLIAIWGREEVQAKLGKCHKKRDIYQMIADGMAEHGFERTHQQVSVKIKNLTQAYRRCNDVNNVSGSGRNSIRFYDELDRILRDHPSSRPQGVLDTAEDSDDADGSAGGSSGGEEPSAELSDVEGLSDSDVNETPVPSPGSQDNTEVGEEEQSPETASNSGRSSRTSESASTSGNGDNDQPHKKKKKDKNNTRRKKSKMEASLETFAKALPISSSKQELALQMKLQAQQHKHELAMLKEMLGAFTRSQGPQPPPLQPQGAWGGTGPQQGPWGSAGPSQDPHSGTWGGAGPRPDQHSGAWRGAGSSQEQHSGAWGSAGSSQEQYSGAWGGADSSQQQYNGAWGGAGSSQQQYNGAWGDAGSSLGQYSGAWGGAGSSQDQHSGAWGGAGQTHTQQSDAYTTPPPTTGQRRLSSGVRGTSPPTLAREQVPASSTAPSQDQLEEHGELLLLK, from the exons atgcccaaggcgaaggataaaactccgtcagcaacttcagctggtggcagatggcgcgatgaggagaccagggtcctcatcgcaatctgggggagagaggaggtgcaggccaaactggggaaatgtcacaaGAAGAGagacatttaccagatgatcgccgatggcATGGCGGAGCATGGGTTCGAACGGACCCACCAGCAGGTCTCCGTCAAGATCAAAAACCTGACACAGGCGTACCGGAGGTGCAATGATGTAAACAACGTTAGCGGCAGTGGCAGAAACTCGATACGTTTCTACGACGAGCTCGACAGGATTCTCAGGGATCACCCGTCTTCCCGGCCGCAAGGCGTCCTTGACACGGCCGAAGACTCGGATGATGCGGACGGCTCCGCTGGGGGAAGCAGCGGGGGGGAGGAGCCAAGCGCTGAGCTCAGCGATGTCGAAG GCCTCTCAGACTCTGACGTCAATGAGACACCTGTACCTTCTCCAGGCAGCCAGGACAACACTGAGGTCGGCGAGGAGGAGCAGTCACCTGAAACTGCCAGTAACTCTGGACGTTCCTCCAGGACCTCGGAAAGTGCTAGTACCTCTGGCAATGGTGACAATG AtcaaccacacaaaaaaaagaagaaggacAAAA ACAACACACGGCGCAAGAAGAGTAAAATGGAGGCGTCGTTGGAGACTTTTGCAAAGGCCCTACCAATCTCCTCCAGCAAGCAGGAGTTGGCTCTCCAGATGAAGCTGCAGGCCCAGCAGCACAAGCATGAGCTGGCCATGCTGAAGGAGATGCTTGGGGCCTTCACAAGGAGCCAGGGGCCACAGCCACCTCCGTTGCAGCCACAGGGAGCATGGGGTGGTACTGGGCCGCAGCAGGGGCCATGGGGCAGTGCTGGCCCAAGCCAGGACCCACACAGTGGAACCTGGGGGGGTGCAGGTCCTAGACCAGACCAGCACAGCGGAGCCTGGAGGGGTGCTGGTTCCAGCCAGGAGCAGCACAGCGGAGCCTGGGGGAGTGCTGGTTCCAGCCAGGAGCAGTACAGCGGAGCCTGGGGGGGTGCTGATTCCAGTCAGCAGCAGTACAACGGAGCCTGGGGGGGTGCTGGTTCCAGTCAGCAGCAGTACAACGGAGCCTGGGGGGATGCTGGTTCCAGTCTGGGCCAGTACAGCGGAGCCTGGGGGGGTGCTGGTTCCAGTCAGGACCAGCACAGCGGAGCCTGGGGGGGTGCTGGCCAGACCCACACCCAGCAGAGTGATGCTTATACTACACCACCACCCACCACAGGACAGCGACGGTTGTCAAGTGGAGTCCGGGGTACATCACCACCCACCCTGGCCAGGGAGCAGGTGCCAGCTAGCAGCACTGCCCCGTCCCAGGACCAGCTGGAGGAGCACGGGGAGCTCCTTCTCTTGAAGTGA